The window CTCAAATTGTATTAATAATTATGATCTAATACTTAGTGATGAAAAGTATCAAGATGAAAATGTTGAAAAGTTAACAACTTTTAGTTATTTAAAAGTTTTAGAAAAAATAGATAAAAGAGCTATGGAAAATGGTCTTAAAAATATAAAAATAGTTTAATTAGGGAAAGAGGGAAAAGTTATGAATGTGACATCGATACACTTTAAAATAATGTATTGTTTAAGAAGAAATGTCTACTCAGTTGGAGAGTTAGCTGAGATATTAAATATCTCTGAGTTCAAAGTAAAAAGACATATAAAAGATTTAGAGTATCTTTTAGAGGAAGAGTCTATAGAGAACATTCATAATAAAATTAGTAAAAACCCTAAGATTATAGAAAAAATGAGAAGAAAACAGAGTTTTACTCCAGAAGAGAGACAGATGTATGTTATCTTAAAATTTTTAAAAATGGATACAATAAATCTTAGTCAAATAAGTGAAGAGATCGGAGTAACAAGGCGTACTTTAACAAATGATTTAGTAGAGATAAAAGAGATTTTAGAAAAGTTTAATCTAGAGATAAAAAATCAAACAAGATATGGAATTATTTTAGAGGGTGAAGAAAAAGAGAAAAGATATTTTTTTTAACTTTATTTAATAAAGATTTTCATAGAACAAAAATATCTGCCTAAGATATTTGATAAAATGTTTGAAGAGTTTGAAGAGTTTAAGGTATTGATAGATTATTTAAAAGAAAGTTCTATCTATAGTGCTTTTGAGATAAGCTCAATAATGGAGTTTTCAAAGAGAAGAGATAAACAAAATCTTTTAGAACTAAATCCAGAAAAAGCAAGGGAAGCTGAAGATCTAGTTCAATATATGTCAAAGAATCTAAAAAGAGAGATAAAGATTACCAGAGATGTTTTAGAAAGAATAATGCTAATTACAATAGTTAGAGATTATAAAATAAACTTCAATATAGATAGTTTTGATTTAGCTAATT of the Cetobacterium sp. NK01 genome contains:
- a CDS encoding helix-turn-helix domain-containing protein encodes the protein MNVTSIHFKIMYCLRRNVYSVGELAEILNISEFKVKRHIKDLEYLLEEESIENIHNKISKNPKIIEKMRRKQSFTPEERQMYVILKFLKMDTINLSQISEEIGVTRRTLTNDLVEIKEILEKFNLEIKNQTRYGIILEGEEKEKRYFF